A segment of the Lolium perenne isolate Kyuss_39 chromosome 3, Kyuss_2.0, whole genome shotgun sequence genome:
CATAAAGTGATCAAAGAAAAAAACATTTTTCCATCTTATACATTGGTTTTAAGTCTTAAAGCATGAATACACATTCTTTTGTAGAGGATAATACACTTTAAGTGCAGAGCAGTATATTCATGTTTAGATGCTTGACATTAGCTACTTATATATATAATCATGTTTACAGCATATCAGATAAGAACCAAGAAAAAAGGAATTTTAATATAAAGTAAGAGCTATAAATGAACCCAATGGTTCTTGCACAGTTATAAGAAAGCTGTTGACGCCAACTGTAATCTTGTCGATTGATCTCTTTGCGAGTCAGGCATGGGTCAGTGTAATTGACTGAGGTATAAGGTTTTAGGAACAAGACAATATTCTTATGTGACCTTATTAAGATATTCTTCTATGTCCCGATTGATAAAAGACAAGAAGATAATTGGTTAGAAGAATCAGTTTTGTACGCTTAGCTTCTATAACTTTTCAAAGTAGATATGCCTACTTTCACAAGCCAGTCTATGAGTACTGCCCTCATGTTTATCCTTCTGAGTGGCACCTTTTCTTGGTCTGTTAACAGTCAAAAAATAACATTAGAGTAGCTATAGATAGAGACAAGGAGCTGCTTTAGGAGGAGGTGAAAACATGGACAACAAATACAATGGATTGGTGCAATGTTATATAGAACGGTGGGTGAATCAGACATAAGACATATATTAGATACTGTAATTCTTTGTTCAAGGAAGACACATTTGAAAATGGGAGTTATGTTGGTTCAATGCTTTATTTGCAAAATTATATGGCTATACAGTATATCTAGATCAGATGCAGAGGCATATGACGGAGAATTAGTGCAGATATTCCAGTTTCCATAATAAGGCATGTCCAAGGTTCGACAAAATAATATGAAATACGGATATACAGAACATACTTAATCATTTGAGGAAGTACCAACGGAAATAGAAGTATTTAAGCACACTACAACATTGCACTTTCAGGTTTTGCATACACTGGTGCCATGAGATTCTATCATTCATTTGCAAATCCATGGCCGAATACAGATAACGATAGAGTTTGCCTATAAAGTAAAAATGATTTCACATCAAGTTATCATTAGTAaagcatttcaaaatcttaactaTAGTTTATGGTTTTAACGCTCAAGATTGATTGAAGAATCGGAGCAGTACCAAAAGTGCATGAACATAGCAACTTATGCCATTCCGACTAAGTGTCAAGGCCTGAAATTTTGTTCAAACAATAGTAGCAGTTTCCTTCTCCACATCACTTAAAAAACATAAAAAGATCATTTTATTATTCAGTTGTTATAATTAACAAAAAAGAGCTCCCAAATTTAGTGAGTAAATAATACACTCAATTCTTAAAAGAACATATGAATATATCTTACCAAACCATAGTCAGCTACTTCAGAAACCAAGTGATGTTAGAATGACATGTATAAAACTCGAAATTTTGGTTACATTGTAATCAAGATAAAATTTCACATGCCAGACATTAGCTACTTATGAAATAATCAAATCCCACATATTaattttatcagaaacatcacagAAACTCATGTAATATAATCACTAATCAGACAAGCCCATGTGCTCAGGTCTCTGAACAATGCAAACAAAATCTAAAGGAGGACACCACGCTACCTTATGAGAGGATGGGGAGGCGAAGTAGCTCTTGGAGGTGGTGATGTGGCGGTGCGGCAGTACTTAAGACGAAAGGTGGAGGGCTTAACCAGAGGTGCCGTCATCATGCTAGTTGCCAGTCCTAGCCCAGAGCTCCTTCCCGTCGCAGGCTTCGTCAGTCACAGTTGCACTGCCAACAGGTTCCTCATTTGCTTACGAAGCCTGTGCTAAATGAAAAGTCCAAGCTTCCCTAAAGAAGCTTAATCAGACTAACCACAAAGATGTATAGACAATCAAGATTTACCCACTAAAGCCCCATGTGTCTCACTGGATTCTCCTACAACTCTCAAACACGTCTAGTGTTGCCGGATTGGTGAAGCGGTGCCTCGATGGAGTGGGAGGAGGCGACCACAATGGACGAAGTCTGCTACCATCTTCTCTGCCACATGCCTCCTTTGTGCGCGACAAGACGGAGTACCTCTGCGGAGCACCTGTCTGCCCACCGCGGCCATCTGGCCGACGCACTCCTCCGACGCTGACTGGCACGCGTCGCCGAGCTCCTCCCAGGCCTCCTAGATCGCGCCTCCTTGCCACCACGCAGGTCGGGAACGCTGCGCTCGCCATAGCCGTCTACCGCTGTCCCCATCGTACGACGCGGCGGGGCatgctgaaagcctgaaactAACTCCGGCCTCTATCAAACCATGCGGGAGGGGGCCGGGAGGGCATCGAGAAAGGAAGTCGATCTCCTTGGGTTCCCGTGACTTGTGCGTGTGGTTATTAATTCGTTTTTATCATTAATTTGCACGCAATCAAATCTTCTTGGTGCCTTGTTATTATCGAAATAAAAATGAACCATGCGTAAAATTAAGGAAGCTACTGATTTTTTAAACTAATGAAACTACTGATTGATTGCGTGTAAATTAAGGAAAGAAAAATGATTTGATTAGATTTATACTTAAAGCAAACACGAGAGGGCGGAGATAGTGCTAAAAATGCCATGGTGCAGTCCAACATGATTAAACGTCAAAGGGTGTGGTTGTAGGGCTACGATTCTCCTGATGTTTGATGTCAACCATTTTTCATGACTTCCATTGATTGACGTTTGGTTCCATGTTTTTATTGGTGTCTCCTGATTGGTGGTGGAGATTCGGCATTTCATAATTGTGGCGATCCCACGATTACTACTCCACCATTTACTTCTTTATATGGCATGATGGTATTAATACTCGTGAGTTGATTTTGGAAAGTGATTTCTGATTTTGGAGAATGATCCAAGTTTAGGAGAGTTTGAGGATGGGGCGCATGGATGGCTAGATATCGACCGGAAGATGTTTAGTAAGATTAGACGGTCTGGATGTTTCcaatctttgacatcaaacatgtttgacgacgtaccaactcgaatataatagtaaagatactATCAACACGGGCTTCGGGAGTTAACACAGTTGCCATATATTTAACTGGCACAACATTTTATTTTTCCTTTTTTGTGTTCTTTGGGGCATCTCATGCTGATTTGCATGGATGGTCTAGCTCTTCAGCATGGCATATAAACTGGTTAAACTGAAGTACCAGTAGACAACACTAATTTCATTAAAACAGATTAACGATACATCGTTTCTTCAAATATAATCCTGAATTCCACGCAGCATGACACAAACTTCACGGCCAACATAACTCAGGCACATTGTTCAGGAACAAACACTGACGACCACCAGACAAACATTAACAAAAAAAGAAGACACAGGCCAACTGAAAGAAAGACTCCAGACACCGACACAAGACGAGACCAAAGAGAGTCAAGGACGCTCATGTGGCCACAGGCCACGACACCATGCAAATGCGAACTGGCACACTGCCGCCACTTCTTCACtccttcgtcttcttcccgaGGAACACGTCAGTGAGAACTGTCTTTGACTGTAGCGATGCCTTCAGTATCTCCAGTCCCTGCACGACGGCATCACTCGAAGTTGAGCCACTGAATCGCAATGCTTCATCAAAATTAACTGATTTGCAACAGTAAGTACTTACCTCGGTGTACCCGAGCTGCACGGTCTTCTCCTTGAGGGAACCGATGTCCGTGACGCCAAAGGTGTTGAGGAGGGTGATGCCAGAGATGGACGACATGGgcgccaccttcaggttatccatGACTGTGTACGTCACAATCCCCTGCACGAACCCAGCACCAGCAGCACGCGGCACACCGCTACCAACGGCGCCATCAGCGGGCTCCACCAGCGGCTGCAATTGTGACGTCATGCTCCAATGGCAATTGGGACACACGGTACCGTTTACCTTGGTCACGTAGTTCCTGCAATTTGATGAACCGTTGTTGCATCGATAAAGGACAGCAGACTCCGACACCGGCTCGGGTAACTGGAGCTGGAGCAGCTTATCGCTCCCACAACCACCGAAAGGAGTGAGCAGCGCTTTCCTGGCGCCGTCACAGCTGATGTAGGTGTCGTCGAGCTTCTGGACGCTGCTGTATAGGTTGCCGACGCTTCCGACCATGGAATCCGCGGTGAGAAGTTTGGCAGCAGTGCCCACCGGCATGGTGAGGAGGGAGAAGAGGAAGTCGACCACGTCCTTGCCACCCTCAGCGTACAGCACGCGCTGGGTCTTGGAGTTCACCAGCAGCTTCATGCTTAGCGTCTTGTTGCTCGCACTCTTCTTGGATGCCATGGATCCAGGAAGTTGGTGTGCTAGCTATGGGGTATGGAGAGATCGGAAGCGGATGTACGAAAGTGCTCCTCGCACCTCGCAGCCGTATATATACACAGAGTAGGCTTCATGAGGAATACGAGAGCAATTGATGCACCGTTCATGGGGAACTTGCGAAGAAATACTGCGCGCAGTCAATAGGGCGTTGCTCGATGCGCAGCTACCAGCGCGCATGCTACAGCTCCATTGGGAAGATAAAGCGACGGCTTGAATGGAAACCCATCGGGAAGATCATAGGGCGCGTTTTTTCTTTTCATTGGCTGAGAAACTCGAAACGGTCCGTTTGATTGCCCGGAAAGTTTCCGCGCTGTGGCTCAATCGATTCTCAAAGCACCCTCGCGTCGCACTGGACAAACGTCCAAATCAGCAATTTCCAGCAGTGCAGATATGTTGTGTTCACTTTTCTTCACGACGGATGCAACATCTGCACCTGGATTGCTTGAGCTAACTCTCCCTTATGCTACTCCGATACAGGCTcttttcaaatcaacacaaacatAATTCGAATCAAAATAAGTTGTGCAGAAAAAAATGTGTGTCAATAATATGAATCAATTACGACAATCAGTTCCGAGTTTCGTCAGTCGTAAATCGTTAATTTTCTGTATAAAGTTTTA
Coding sequences within it:
- the LOC127339287 gene encoding uncharacterized protein, which produces MASKKSASNKTLSMKLLVNSKTQRVLYAEGGKDVVDFLFSLLTMPVGTAAKLLTADSMVGSVGNLYSSVQKLDDTYISCDGARKALLTPFGGCGSDKLLQLQLPEPVSESAVLYRCNNGSSNCRNYVTKPLVEPADGAVGSGVPRAAGAGFVQGIVTYTVMDNLKVAPMSSISGITLLNTFGVTDIGSLKEKTVQLGYTEGLEILKASLQSKTVLTDVFLGKKTKE